One Aciduliprofundum boonei T469 genomic region harbors:
- a CDS encoding metallophosphoesterase, which yields MISMKILHTGDIHLRNVDDERWQALEKIIEIGNKNEIDILVIAGDMFDKGVDGEKLRPHIRSLFENSTFTTLILPGNHDYEIFEESLYWGKNVVVIHDFKQPYSEDTSVFWGLPFENLTEEEILERLYEMGKLMDNSKTNILIFHGELTDAFGWLKGFGDEGTKRYMPVKTAYFKDLPISYVLAGHFHTNFEVIKLPNNGYFVYPGSPVSITTKEIGRRKVNLFTVGEPPQEYSIDTFHYEKKKIYIDPLEEIDPLEQIKSEIEPLFSGTDKNYKVMIEISGYINRAKHATSEGDIQQYLDVLKEKYSSQISDITNHVQDLTRILNDPLFLQFSEKLNALDYSEEDKRRITEYVLKAMMEVL from the coding sequence ATGATTTCTATGAAAATACTTCATACCGGAGATATCCATCTCCGAAATGTGGATGATGAAAGGTGGCAGGCTCTAGAGAAGATAATAGAAATTGGCAATAAGAATGAAATTGACATTCTAGTAATTGCAGGTGACATGTTTGACAAGGGTGTGGATGGTGAAAAGCTAAGGCCCCATATAAGATCTCTATTTGAAAACTCAACATTCACCACACTCATTCTTCCAGGGAACCATGATTATGAAATTTTTGAAGAATCCCTTTACTGGGGCAAAAATGTAGTAGTGATTCATGATTTTAAGCAGCCATATTCTGAGGACACCTCAGTTTTCTGGGGTCTGCCCTTTGAAAACCTCACTGAGGAAGAGATCCTCGAAAGGTTATATGAGATGGGAAAACTTATGGACAATTCTAAGACAAACATACTCATTTTCCACGGCGAACTCACAGATGCCTTCGGTTGGCTCAAAGGTTTTGGAGACGAGGGAACCAAACGTTATATGCCTGTGAAGACTGCGTATTTTAAAGACTTACCTATTTCCTATGTACTTGCAGGACATTTCCACACAAATTTCGAGGTTATCAAACTACCCAATAATGGATATTTTGTTTATCCTGGATCTCCTGTGTCCATAACCACTAAAGAAATTGGTAGAAGAAAGGTTAATCTTTTTACGGTGGGAGAGCCTCCACAGGAGTACTCTATAGATACTTTCCATTACGAAAAAAAGAAGATATACATAGATCCCCTTGAAGAGATTGATCCTTTAGAGCAAATAAAAAGTGAGATAGAGCCGCTATTTTCCGGCACTGATAAAAATTACAAAGTGATGATAGAGATAAGTGGATACATAAATAGAGCAAAACACGCCACTTCAGAGGGGGATATTCAACAATATCTTGATGTTTTGAAAGAGAAATATTCATCCCAAATATCAGATATTACAAATCACGTTCAGGATCTCACAAGGATATTGAATGATCCATTATTTCTACAGTTTTCCGAAAAACTAAATGCTCTGGACTATTCTGAAGAGGATAAAAGGAGAATTACTGAGTATGTGCTCAAGGCTATGATGGAGGTGCTGTAA
- a CDS encoding DUF6293 family protein, with amino-acid sequence MKLFASTLTIYTYKSDEDIRKKLNNEEVEKFLEGMEYAGEFDKLLIFSDYSNEEFERTIKELSYEEQELFAKLVEKIGNFKLIKVNLTNYDESYRIMYRAMDDHISSHIQEEDVDIKLNVSCGHKLGSLALYLATMNVVHKKEYYSHLSIRRGTKLSVDAYHAEKGIIEKLPTMNFESQENKEWEEMLKTLKTPKTLEEFKKEIRENADRAIAYFKNHKYIEMKDGKVQLTERGKVLVEFLDKIK; translated from the coding sequence ATGAAGCTTTTCGCTTCCACTCTCACGATTTACACCTACAAGAGTGACGAGGATATAAGGAAGAAGTTGAACAACGAGGAAGTGGAGAAATTCTTGGAGGGAATGGAGTACGCAGGGGAATTTGACAAGCTCCTGATATTCTCCGATTATTCCAACGAAGAGTTTGAGAGAACGATTAAAGAATTGAGCTATGAGGAGCAGGAGTTATTTGCAAAGCTTGTGGAAAAAATAGGAAACTTCAAGCTCATAAAGGTGAATTTAACTAATTACGATGAGTCATACAGGATAATGTACAGGGCAATGGATGATCACATTTCCTCGCATATACAAGAAGAGGATGTGGACATAAAGCTTAATGTGAGCTGTGGCCACAAGTTGGGCTCTCTAGCTTTATACTTGGCAACCATGAATGTGGTGCATAAGAAAGAGTACTATAGCCATCTGAGCATAAGGAGAGGAACAAAGCTCTCTGTGGATGCTTATCACGCTGAGAAGGGAATAATAGAGAAATTGCCCACCATGAACTTTGAGAGCCAAGAAAATAAGGAATGGGAAGAGATGCTCAAAACACTGAAAACTCCAAAGACACTGGAAGAGTTCAAGAAAGAGATAAGGGAGAATGCAGATAGGGCAATCGCATACTTCAAGAACCACAAGTACATAGAGATGAAAGATGGAAAAGTACAATTGACAGAAAGGGGAAAAGTGCTGGTGGAATTCTTAGATAAAATAAAGTAG
- a CDS encoding ATPase yields the protein MREKYISAINEIEKYYAFPDKHRELMKIIPLVKNGIFLIYGYYGYGKTVYADLIGKVLFGVNSSQGKVNLSNELGIHDVFFWIDAGQLAKGKEVIEPRGIISSPFKFINELQRGNGRIYNTLLSLMSEKKIVYRDRVFSTPDFVMLMDANPMDSSSVKIPRALLDRVTASFTMLTPNEDEREKLMYLEHSSPLDAVEPMLTYEDMQKIWSEVERIKVPEGLVFLLTHLIHNYLNACEKGNKEYFTPEMMRSMCEGCRWRVEPCSELLEPLGQRWWIDAIKIAKARAYFEGREVNEEDVFFAVKYVLPHRVHLREDIKIAYVSPELWAEKLVERIKTELETRWIPALNGNEKALRDSERTLHFILEGRE from the coding sequence ATGAGGGAGAAATACATATCCGCAATTAATGAGATTGAGAAGTACTATGCGTTTCCAGATAAGCATAGAGAGCTCATGAAGATCATTCCCCTTGTGAAGAATGGTATATTCCTCATATACGGTTATTATGGGTACGGTAAGACTGTGTATGCAGATTTAATTGGCAAGGTTCTCTTCGGCGTGAATTCTTCTCAAGGCAAGGTAAACTTGAGCAACGAGCTTGGCATACACGATGTGTTCTTCTGGATAGATGCTGGGCAATTGGCAAAGGGAAAGGAGGTAATAGAGCCAAGGGGAATAATAAGCTCTCCGTTTAAATTCATAAACGAGCTGCAGAGAGGAAATGGCAGGATATACAACACTCTCTTATCCCTAATGAGCGAGAAAAAGATAGTGTACAGGGATAGAGTATTTAGCACTCCTGATTTCGTCATGCTGATGGACGCAAATCCAATGGACTCTTCCTCTGTTAAGATACCAAGAGCGTTACTGGACAGGGTAACTGCAAGCTTCACCATGCTCACGCCCAACGAGGATGAGAGGGAGAAATTGATGTATTTAGAGCACTCTTCACCGCTCGATGCCGTTGAGCCAATGCTCACCTACGAAGACATGCAGAAGATATGGAGCGAGGTGGAGAGAATAAAAGTCCCAGAGGGTTTGGTATTCTTATTAACGCACTTGATACACAATTATTTGAATGCCTGTGAGAAGGGAAACAAAGAGTATTTCACGCCAGAGATGATGAGGAGCATGTGCGAAGGATGCAGGTGGAGAGTAGAGCCATGCTCAGAGCTTCTAGAGCCTCTCGGGCAGAGATGGTGGATTGATGCCATAAAGATTGCAAAAGCGAGGGCCTATTTTGAAGGGAGAGAGGTAAACGAAGAGGATGTGTTCTTTGCAGTTAAGTATGTTCTGCCCCATAGGGTACATCTTAGAGAGGACATAAAGATAGCCTATGTATCCCCTGAGCTTTGGGCTGAGAAGTTGGTAGAGAGGATAAAAACGGAGCTAGAAACGAGGTGGATTCCAGCCTTGAATGGAAATGAGAAAGCTTTGAGAGATTCTGAAAGAACGCTTCATTTCATCTTGGAGGGGAGAGAATGA
- a CDS encoding VWA domain-containing protein, whose protein sequence is MNVENIMKEVSSEFGKVMPLKIVDDAPSAYFDWESVTLPKRFLDWDDEMIKNVIRHEFGHLFFSPRNPDVGVVINYIASLFGYENPWLFTNILTDLIVDTTNMEVFGEEYLRFLERSIENADKGRTLRVMAGVYHEKAEKLNLKTSLPKNHIGKEIYKILNNNETDFYLRVIEIAKLFLPYYDFQTPLHFRILIFSDDSPAEIAKSLIKVKVGSDVMDELRRLAGERGGFLISDPVMVAYEKMKMVSTYLELEESMEGMESKQINYGPWSIGDEPYELDMTKTLTSYGIVLPGVYSTKSESIDMGNEREGKSYRDSIIILDCSGSMEGEPFERAREAAYVMAREIQKAGKKVGLIPFSGYVIEDRVVYPTTDSSRLNDILTRIKPGGGTMLQYALQFALQFGKEYYVYILSDSDVYDVRSTEELLDEFRGRCTFFLISYEEVNRWFEKDGIKIVEISPDGIVKRAYEEVKK, encoded by the coding sequence ATGAATGTTGAGAACATAATGAAAGAAGTTAGCTCTGAGTTCGGAAAGGTCATGCCTTTGAAAATAGTGGACGATGCTCCATCCGCGTACTTTGACTGGGAAAGCGTCACGCTGCCAAAGAGGTTCTTAGATTGGGATGATGAAATGATAAAGAATGTAATAAGGCACGAATTTGGCCATCTATTTTTCTCTCCCCGAAACCCGGATGTGGGTGTGGTAATCAACTACATAGCTAGCTTGTTTGGTTACGAGAATCCATGGCTCTTTACGAACATTCTCACAGATTTGATTGTGGATACCACGAATATGGAAGTGTTCGGAGAAGAGTACCTGCGTTTTCTGGAGAGGAGCATAGAAAATGCGGATAAAGGAAGAACCTTGAGAGTGATGGCCGGGGTTTATCATGAAAAGGCTGAAAAGCTAAATCTAAAAACCTCACTTCCAAAAAATCATATAGGTAAGGAAATATACAAAATACTCAACAACAATGAGACGGATTTTTACCTGAGAGTTATAGAGATTGCAAAGTTGTTCTTACCCTATTATGATTTTCAAACACCACTTCATTTCAGGATACTCATATTTTCCGATGACTCGCCGGCAGAGATTGCAAAATCTCTCATAAAGGTGAAGGTTGGAAGCGATGTGATGGACGAGCTAAGGAGATTGGCAGGAGAAAGGGGAGGATTCTTGATATCCGATCCAGTCATGGTCGCATACGAGAAGATGAAGATGGTTTCCACATACTTGGAGCTTGAGGAGAGTATGGAAGGCATGGAGAGCAAACAGATCAACTATGGGCCTTGGAGCATCGGTGACGAGCCCTACGAGCTGGACATGACTAAAACTCTAACCAGTTACGGCATAGTGCTTCCCGGAGTTTATTCTACAAAATCCGAGAGCATAGACATGGGAAACGAGAGAGAAGGAAAAAGCTACAGAGACTCAATAATAATCTTGGATTGTAGTGGCTCTATGGAAGGAGAGCCTTTTGAGAGAGCTAGAGAAGCTGCGTATGTTATGGCCAGAGAGATCCAGAAAGCCGGGAAGAAAGTAGGGCTAATCCCATTCTCCGGGTATGTCATTGAAGATAGGGTGGTGTATCCCACAACCGATTCTTCAAGATTGAACGATATACTCACTAGAATCAAGCCGGGGGGAGGTACAATGCTTCAATACGCGCTCCAATTCGCTTTGCAATTCGGGAAAGAATACTATGTTTACATATTATCCGATTCTGATGTTTACGATGTGCGTTCCACAGAGGAGCTTTTGGATGAGTTTAGGGGAAGATGCACTTTCTTCCTCATATCTTATGAAGAGGTAAACAGGTGGTTTGAAAAGGATGGAATAAAGATTGTTGAGATCTCTCCAGATGGTATTGTTAAGAGAGCTTATGAGGAGGTGAAAAAATGA
- a CDS encoding SHOCT domain-containing protein gives MAKKKDYLGAFIYYYDIIFAIFFAFYFFTGLYGLHAFNPQVFRHYILSSGNTLSKLIFFAIAIPFVLYLYFIPYALWRKSKRVWFSRLCCNTGGYVLMALASLYLIVYWSGNFDYFASPINDLHTAIATFFWVYLFFTTAFAFEVAFEIYITHPMVYQLWAEEEYEREMRKLAKQQKKAQQQKNVQQQKQKQSVQMEVKERLKGLKELLDDGLISEEDYKRKKEDILKEL, from the coding sequence ATGGCGAAGAAGAAGGATTATCTGGGTGCGTTCATATACTACTATGACATAATCTTTGCAATATTTTTCGCTTTCTATTTCTTCACGGGACTTTACGGGTTGCATGCATTTAACCCACAAGTGTTTAGGCACTATATACTTTCAAGTGGGAATACACTCTCCAAGTTAATATTCTTCGCAATTGCCATTCCGTTTGTTCTCTACCTTTACTTCATCCCGTATGCTCTCTGGAGAAAGTCAAAGAGAGTGTGGTTTTCAAGGTTGTGCTGCAACACAGGTGGGTATGTTCTGATGGCTCTGGCATCCCTCTACCTCATAGTGTATTGGAGCGGAAATTTCGATTATTTTGCGAGCCCAATTAATGATTTACACACTGCGATAGCTACATTTTTCTGGGTTTACCTCTTTTTCACAACGGCATTTGCCTTTGAGGTAGCGTTTGAGATATACATCACACATCCCATGGTATATCAACTCTGGGCGGAAGAAGAATACGAAAGGGAGATGAGGAAGTTAGCAAAGCAACAAAAGAAAGCCCAACAGCAAAAGAATGTCCAGCAACAAAAACAAAAGCAAAGTGTCCAGATGGAAGTAAAGGAGAGGTTAAAGGGCTTGAAAGAACTATTGGATGACGGGCTGATAAGCGAGGAAGATTACAAGAGGAAGAAAGAGGACATCCTGAAAGAGCTGTAA
- a CDS encoding tyrosine-type recombinase/integrase — MRTIIKNGVRILRPKEYDTFLDTIFRKDLKYRYREIINALLYTGMRYIELQRFQKHPEWFDKKTRSIYLPPEASRKKKRTMKERYVYLSTQGITHVENFILYVDKMPDRITLNNMLTFWGKKAGLGNISVKTFRKTWESWLVVSYPNAMPLIAMSQGHTTITAMNHYLNLPFTDEDVEEIKVRTAGWSGFRGGENVL; from the coding sequence ATGAGAACGATAATAAAGAATGGTGTAAGGATACTGCGCCCAAAGGAATATGACACATTCCTTGACACAATCTTTCGCAAGGACCTGAAATACAGGTACAGGGAGATAATAAATGCCCTGCTCTACACGGGGATGAGATACATAGAATTGCAAAGGTTTCAAAAACATCCAGAGTGGTTTGACAAGAAAACGAGGAGCATTTATCTCCCTCCCGAAGCGTCCAGAAAGAAGAAGAGAACGATGAAGGAAAGGTATGTTTATCTCTCCACGCAAGGAATAACGCATGTGGAGAATTTTATTCTGTATGTAGATAAAATGCCAGATAGAATAACCCTAAACAACATGCTAACCTTCTGGGGAAAGAAAGCAGGGCTGGGGAATATAAGCGTAAAAACATTCCGCAAGACATGGGAGAGTTGGCTCGTAGTCAGTTATCCAAACGCAATGCCTTTGATAGCAATGTCCCAAGGCCATACTACGATTACTGCAATGAACCACTATCTAAACCTACCCTTCACTGATGAGGATGTGGAGGAAATAAAAGTAAGAACTGCTGGATGGAGCGGATTTAGAGGTGGTGAGAATGTATTATGA
- a CDS encoding CBS domain-containing protein encodes MIPSLSSIKERRRRLGWSQKELAKRSGVSQSAITKIEKGDMNPSYTLAVKIFNALDEGEREKYKGKKAKDLMNTTVISLSPKDRVKKARELMKEHGISQIPVVERDKVVGMITENDILEGYEKHGAGIVDLLVEDVMGPPPIAVRKDTSMDAIVELLKQEQALLVVENDELLGIITKADIVYKG; translated from the coding sequence ATGATACCATCTTTGAGTAGCATAAAGGAGCGAAGAAGAAGGCTGGGGTGGAGTCAAAAAGAGCTGGCAAAAAGGAGTGGAGTGTCACAATCAGCAATAACGAAGATAGAGAAGGGTGACATGAACCCATCTTACACGCTAGCGGTGAAGATTTTCAATGCCCTGGATGAAGGAGAGCGAGAGAAGTACAAGGGAAAGAAAGCAAAGGATTTGATGAACACTACTGTGATATCTTTATCTCCCAAGGATAGAGTGAAAAAAGCAAGAGAGTTGATGAAAGAGCACGGGATAAGTCAGATACCGGTGGTGGAGAGAGATAAGGTTGTGGGGATGATCACGGAGAATGATATTCTGGAGGGATACGAAAAGCACGGAGCTGGGATAGTTGATCTCTTGGTTGAGGATGTTATGGGTCCTCCGCCAATTGCAGTGAGAAAAGATACGAGCATGGATGCCATTGTTGAGCTTTTGAAGCAGGAGCAGGCGTTGCTCGTCGTGGAGAATGATGAGCTCTTGGGAATAATCACCAAAGCAGACATAGTTTACAAGGGATGA
- a CDS encoding MarR family winged helix-turn-helix transcriptional regulator, which produces MDAKLLAFLKDGKYRIKTLELLYKKPRLSSELATLLNINRASMSRILSDLKKKDLVESTSDGTRTVVYTITEKGKKCLEELK; this is translated from the coding sequence ATGGATGCTAAATTATTAGCATTTCTAAAGGACGGTAAGTACAGAATTAAAACATTGGAGTTACTATATAAAAAGCCAAGACTTTCCAGCGAGTTGGCCACTTTATTGAACATAAATAGGGCATCTATGAGTAGGATTCTAAGTGATCTAAAGAAGAAGGATCTCGTCGAATCTACATCCGATGGAACTAGAACTGTTGTTTATACTATTACAGAAAAGGGGAAAAAATGTCTGGAGGAGTTAAAATGA
- a CDS encoding site-specific DNA-methyltransferase produces the protein MIKRNSLEIIESFLQRYNIKLNVKRYLKKYLVDSDEYQELPDDIIDRIIADGYNQNSDLVKKIAEYFLKKYNIYFGRIQKEQLKKFIDYGFQKDLDILIQLIHQDLPKDLDIHKEIVKLIKDNGLKNDPTPYINNLKNAIKKRDEKRITDYLLFLYSRLVNLNERKYMSLYSIFKENEAEIRKELTNLDYLKLKEYCDDKTKLKREEAVKKFNSAYMNLLEKESGEIEKAGLIYFVVDQKLFDHFKNEKDFFSYLFELIKKAYSELKNHRTLAIKVHNIFSRGINIKWKIYSYLTIYAEKFRREKENRGYYKPWEICEDVLKHKFKIYLNEYDRRVLTDFYKNDLPKGYLKRSKKLQNKEVIETIEFFKKINYGFSFEDCFILKTDEFTKNSKGIEFIKNENELLLIFNKHQFDDRKIPCPVCGGLKISGNSYPQIGVKSWECKNPLCAARSKTNRGKRYSKRSILMQEAAFDFSKENQIPKELIKVWRKDVVLEWNYNSLYSMLVKYFTFVGDKIILLNAEKPKLFSLIASKEKRIPQNMQTRDFLDFSVKNRNEFDAFFNSQFFKLFLYKKDDYKSSSLNLNLNMDNNKMKIIVGDSYKVLELFKNKITNMVTSPPYYNAREYSKWDNLFNYLNDIYNIILKAHDALIKGGVFFYNIGDIFDNENIIVKSKMGEKRIPLGAYTILIFEKAGFELLDDIIWYKGEPQSNRHKNDGMYTPYYQRPTNCYEHMFIFKKEGDVIINKDKDEIKIKSNIIKFAPVVKIGKGGENRYGHTAPFPKMIPLLSISTFTNQGDIVLDPFSGSGTTPIVASINGRKAIGIEINKEYALLSIKKAKDENLDAELIDLN, from the coding sequence ATGATTAAAAGAAATAGCTTGGAAATAATCGAAAGTTTTTTACAGAGGTATAATATCAAATTAAATGTAAAAAGATATCTCAAGAAATATTTGGTGGATTCAGATGAATATCAAGAGCTTCCAGATGATATAATTGATAGAATTATTGCTGATGGTTATAATCAAAACAGTGACCTTGTTAAAAAGATAGCTGAGTATTTTCTTAAAAAATACAATATTTATTTTGGAAGAATTCAAAAAGAGCAACTGAAAAAGTTTATAGATTATGGGTTTCAAAAAGATTTAGATATTTTAATTCAATTAATTCATCAAGACCTTCCAAAAGATTTGGATATACATAAAGAGATAGTAAAACTTATAAAGGATAATGGTCTAAAAAATGATCCTACTCCATATATAAATAATTTAAAGAATGCTATTAAAAAGAGAGATGAGAAACGTATTACCGATTATCTATTGTTTCTTTACTCTCGTTTAGTTAACCTAAATGAAAGAAAATATATGTCTCTATATTCTATATTCAAGGAAAATGAGGCAGAAATAAGAAAGGAACTTACTAATTTAGATTATCTTAAATTAAAAGAATATTGTGACGATAAAACTAAATTAAAAAGGGAAGAAGCTGTCAAAAAATTTAATAGTGCGTATATGAATTTGCTTGAAAAAGAGAGCGGAGAAATAGAGAAAGCAGGATTGATTTATTTTGTGGTAGATCAAAAACTTTTTGACCATTTCAAAAATGAAAAAGATTTCTTCTCGTACCTTTTTGAATTGATTAAAAAAGCATATTCTGAGTTGAAAAATCATAGAACATTAGCAATTAAGGTTCATAATATTTTTTCAAGAGGAATCAATATAAAATGGAAAATATATTCTTATTTAACAATTTATGCGGAAAAGTTTAGGAGAGAAAAAGAAAATAGAGGATACTACAAACCCTGGGAAATTTGTGAAGATGTATTAAAACACAAATTTAAAATCTATTTGAATGAGTATGATAGAAGAGTATTAACGGATTTTTATAAGAATGATCTTCCAAAAGGATATCTAAAAAGAAGTAAAAAGTTACAAAATAAAGAAGTTATAGAAACCATAGAGTTTTTCAAAAAAATTAACTATGGTTTTTCTTTTGAAGATTGTTTTATACTAAAAACAGATGAATTTACTAAAAATTCAAAGGGTATTGAATTTATAAAGAATGAAAATGAATTACTACTAATCTTTAATAAGCATCAATTTGATGATAGAAAAATTCCCTGCCCTGTGTGTGGAGGATTAAAAATTTCAGGAAATTCATATCCTCAAATTGGAGTTAAAAGCTGGGAATGTAAAAATCCACTATGCGCTGCTAGAAGTAAAACAAATAGAGGAAAGAGATATTCCAAGAGATCTATATTAATGCAAGAAGCAGCCTTTGACTTTTCTAAGGAGAATCAAATACCAAAAGAGCTTATTAAGGTATGGAGAAAAGATGTGGTATTGGAGTGGAACTATAACTCACTGTATTCTATGTTGGTAAAATATTTTACTTTTGTTGGGGATAAAATAATTCTATTAAATGCAGAAAAGCCAAAATTATTTAGTCTCATAGCATCAAAGGAGAAGCGAATACCACAAAATATGCAAACAAGAGATTTTTTAGATTTTTCTGTTAAAAATAGAAACGAGTTTGATGCTTTTTTCAATTCTCAATTTTTCAAATTATTTTTGTATAAAAAAGATGATTATAAATCTTCTAGTTTAAATTTGAATTTAAATATGGATAACAACAAGATGAAGATAATTGTAGGTGATAGCTATAAGGTTTTAGAACTATTTAAGAACAAAATAACAAATATGGTTACTTCACCACCATATTATAATGCAAGGGAATATTCTAAATGGGACAATCTATTTAATTATCTTAACGACATATATAACATTATTTTAAAGGCACATGATGCTTTAATTAAAGGTGGTGTGTTTTTTTATAATATAGGTGATATTTTTGATAATGAGAATATAATTGTAAAATCAAAGATGGGTGAGAAAAGAATCCCCTTAGGTGCATATACTATTTTGATTTTTGAAAAAGCAGGTTTTGAGTTATTAGATGATATAATTTGGTATAAAGGTGAACCTCAAAGTAACAGGCATAAGAATGATGGAATGTACACACCTTACTATCAAAGACCAACCAATTGTTATGAACATATGTTTATATTTAAGAAAGAGGGAGATGTAATCATAAATAAAGATAAGGATGAAATAAAAATAAAGAGTAACATTATTAAATTTGCCCCTGTGGTTAAAATTGGTAAAGGTGGAGAGAATAGGTATGGGCATACTGCACCTTTTCCCAAGATGATCCCGTTACTATCTATTTCCACCTTTACTAACCAAGGAGATATTGTACTAGACCCTTTCTCTGGTAGTGGTACAACACCAATAGTTGCATCTATAAATGGGCGTAAGGCTATAGGCATTGAAATTAATAAAGAATATGCATTGCTTTCTATAAAGAAGGCAAAGGATGAAAACTTAGATGCTGAGTTAATAGATCTAAATTGA
- a CDS encoding VirB4 family type IV secretion system protein, translated as MVIKKDIIFDKEKMRLRLQPINLKNVLKPKIEIYKNHIEAKIKRLYIFPLLPKEYPTMLEYGYLRNLLSSYMNVDISLHLDRLKDEKAIALIHTDLTNIKAELLTTGETSPKYSKLKLEYDSLSKLKDLISARKTHAYFLTLSIAVKGRTYKEAEETLGKIESALQAMNFKLIKGYYRVWAIFKSTLPMMDRNIPYYKGRFVHTDVITASFPFISEFAGVLGEDMILYGINDINSTPVFVDRFYLPSQNMLIFGKTGSGKSYFEKLTILRAYNVNPDVMIYAIDPLSENAGTFKALGGININLWQGKHVINPLELRGEEVANKVRSVIAMLETLFQMNGEEMALLDVILNQLYRENEHPIMEDLIERCAKEEKLKRVSMVLEIFKKGSLAFLNRKTNFKMEKDIVNFDLGDVPDNLLAFFMTMIIDYIYAHIKMKKYEDRKKLVYVDEVHHLWSHERAAEMLSWMARHTRHFQTGLTLLTQSANDAFLNKYTRAIMENTEMHLLLYHDYISEDVRKFYKFVPQEERYITIRHNAKEAGYSVGLLRLGVVKVPIRIYASEEEDKFIA; from the coding sequence ATGGTAATTAAGAAGGACATAATCTTTGACAAGGAAAAGATGAGGTTGAGATTGCAGCCAATCAACTTAAAGAATGTTCTAAAACCAAAGATAGAGATTTACAAGAACCACATAGAAGCGAAAATCAAGAGGTTATACATCTTCCCACTTCTCCCGAAAGAATACCCCACGATGTTAGAATATGGCTATTTGAGGAACTTGCTCTCCTCATACATGAATGTGGATATAAGCTTACATCTGGACAGGTTGAAGGATGAGAAGGCAATTGCTCTCATACACACGGATTTGACGAACATAAAGGCAGAATTACTAACAACGGGAGAAACATCGCCAAAGTATTCTAAACTCAAATTAGAGTATGATTCCTTATCGAAGTTAAAGGATTTAATCTCCGCAAGGAAAACCCACGCATACTTTCTAACCCTCAGTATCGCGGTAAAGGGAAGAACCTACAAGGAAGCGGAGGAAACTCTGGGGAAAATAGAAAGTGCATTACAAGCCATGAATTTCAAGTTAATCAAGGGCTATTACAGGGTTTGGGCTATATTCAAATCCACGCTACCCATGATGGACAGGAACATCCCATACTACAAGGGAAGGTTCGTTCATACCGATGTCATAACTGCCTCATTTCCTTTCATTTCCGAGTTTGCGGGAGTGTTAGGAGAGGACATGATACTCTACGGGATAAACGACATAAACAGCACACCCGTTTTCGTGGATCGATTTTATTTACCCTCACAAAACATGCTCATTTTCGGTAAGACAGGTTCGGGTAAATCTTACTTTGAGAAACTCACGATTTTGAGGGCTTACAATGTCAATCCTGATGTGATGATTTACGCCATAGACCCTTTGAGCGAGAACGCTGGGACATTCAAAGCTCTGGGAGGAATAAACATAAATCTCTGGCAGGGAAAACATGTGATAAACCCTCTGGAATTGAGAGGAGAGGAAGTGGCAAACAAGGTGAGAAGTGTAATTGCGATGTTAGAAACTCTTTTCCAGATGAACGGGGAGGAGATGGCTCTCTTGGATGTAATCCTGAACCAGCTTTACAGGGAGAACGAACATCCGATAATGGAAGATTTGATAGAGCGTTGTGCCAAGGAGGAGAAGTTAAAGAGAGTATCTATGGTTCTGGAGATATTCAAGAAAGGTTCTCTCGCTTTCCTCAATAGAAAAACGAATTTCAAGATGGAGAAGGACATAGTTAATTTTGACTTGGGAGATGTCCCAGATAATCTTCTCGCATTCTTCATGACTATGATTATTGACTACATATACGCACACATAAAGATGAAGAAGTATGAGGACAGGAAGAAATTGGTATATGTGGATGAGGTTCATCATCTCTGGAGCCACGAAAGAGCTGCGGAGATGTTGAGTTGGATGGCAAGGCACACAAGGCACTTTCAAACGGGATTAACCCTCTTAACGCAATCGGCAAACGATGCCTTCTTGAACAAATACACAAGGGCCATAATGGAAAACACCGAAATGCACCTTCTCCTTTATCACGATTACATATCCGAAGATGTGAGAAAGTTCTACAAGTTCGTTCCCCAAGAGGAGAGATACATAACCATAAGGCATAATGCGAAAGAGGCGGGATACTCCGTTGGGCTGTTGAGATTGGGAGTGGTGAAAGTTCCCATACGCATATACGCTTCGGAAGAAGAAGATAAATTCATTGCTTGA